A stretch of the Archangium violaceum genome encodes the following:
- a CDS encoding zinc-dependent alcohol dehydrogenase: MRALCWNGINDLRVETVPDPEIVNPHDVILRVTMSATCGSDLHFIDGYLPTMREGDVIGHEFMGEVVEVGREVKKVKKGDRVVVPSFICCGNCWYCQHDLWSLCDNTNPKAELQEPAFGYATAGIYGYTHAFGGYAGAHAQYVRVPHADNDCFLVPEGATDEQIIFLSDAVPTGYMGADFCNIHPGDTVAVWGCGGVGLMAMKSAFLLGAERVIGIDRFPERLKMAREKVGAETINYAEVDSVLDLLKELTGGRGPDACIDAVGMEAHGTGAEYAYDRAKQALHLHSDRGEALRQAIRACRKGGTLSILGVYGVMDKFPIGVIMNKGLTVRTAQQHGQKYLPRLLEHVKRGELDPSFLVTHRFSLEDAPRGYEMFKKKEDGCVRAVFLPS; encoded by the coding sequence ATGCGAGCACTCTGCTGGAATGGGATCAACGACCTGCGCGTGGAGACGGTTCCCGACCCGGAGATCGTCAACCCGCATGACGTCATCCTGCGCGTGACGATGTCCGCGACCTGTGGCTCCGACCTGCACTTCATCGACGGGTACCTCCCAACGATGCGCGAGGGAGACGTCATCGGCCATGAGTTCATGGGCGAGGTCGTCGAAGTGGGCCGCGAGGTGAAGAAGGTGAAGAAGGGAGATCGCGTGGTCGTCCCGTCCTTCATCTGCTGCGGCAACTGCTGGTACTGCCAGCACGACCTCTGGTCGCTGTGTGACAACACCAACCCGAAGGCGGAGCTCCAGGAGCCGGCATTCGGATATGCGACCGCCGGCATCTACGGCTACACCCATGCCTTCGGAGGCTACGCGGGAGCGCATGCGCAGTACGTCCGGGTGCCACATGCCGACAATGATTGCTTCCTCGTCCCCGAGGGGGCGACGGACGAGCAGATCATCTTCCTGTCGGATGCCGTTCCCACCGGCTACATGGGCGCCGACTTCTGCAACATCCATCCCGGGGACACCGTGGCCGTCTGGGGTTGCGGGGGGGTGGGGTTGATGGCGATGAAGAGCGCCTTCCTCCTGGGCGCCGAGCGGGTGATTGGCATCGACCGCTTCCCCGAGCGACTGAAGATGGCGCGGGAGAAGGTGGGCGCGGAGACCATCAACTACGCCGAGGTCGACAGCGTCCTGGATCTGCTGAAGGAGCTGACGGGTGGGCGCGGCCCGGATGCGTGCATCGACGCGGTGGGCATGGAGGCCCACGGGACCGGGGCCGAGTACGCCTATGATCGCGCGAAGCAGGCGCTCCACCTGCACTCGGACCGCGGCGAGGCGCTCCGGCAGGCGATCCGTGCCTGCCGCAAGGGCGGAACCCTGTCCATCCTGGGTGTCTACGGGGTGATGGACAAGTTCCCCATCGGCGTCATCATGAACAAGGGCCTCACCGTCCGCACCGCGCAACAGCACGGACAGAAGTACCTGCCGCGCCTCCTGGAGCACGTGAAGCGGGGTGAGCTGGATCCCTCGTTCCTCGTGACGCACCGGTTCTCGCTCGAGGACGCGCCGCGCGGGTACGAGATGTTCAAGAAGAAGGAAGACGGGTGCGTGCGAGCGGTGTTCCTGCCCTCGTGA
- a CDS encoding TonB-dependent receptor translates to MTGLTRDSSGDIIIKDMARKALVSSGRVSRVMRVWSAWGLAVLLAAAPALAQKTTAAIRVGLSSLREPVTGVTVLAVNTHSGFSTKGIARADGSFFLTGLEPGEYVITVTRPGGKEVYRTVSVQVGQTVDLNINVEEDVALELGQGETLLVQGKAPESSTSEVATNVSREEIANLPQSNRNFLNFAALAPGVRVSNDEFNKNFSSGALDARGTNVFVDGVSLKNNVIEGGLVGQDASRGNPFPQLAVSEFRVITQNYKAEYEQANSAIISAVTRSGGNELHGDLFLTYQNQELMARDHFALLRGELERPELLRSQFGAALGGPVVKDTLHFFVTYEGNLQDRSNSVTIGNPTEENLSRFGQFQGSFGSPFREHLGFAKLTWRPAGNQTVDVSASLRKETDIRNFGGVLSFESAEDVRNDVLTASARHQLRLGSLTNEATFQYLDSRFNPVATLTDVVGRDYEGVIRLGGRDTSQDIRQRAFTLRNDTTFANFDWAGQHVVKAGAKLSFQRYQLERTQFGNPVFRFRQDAENGLGYDFPAEASYGVGDPRVASNNTQVGVYLQDDWEIARRLTLNVGLRWDVETNPLNNDYVTPAEVRAAVEELAGIVARTNGPDFFPVENYLTNGKQRPVFLGAVQPRLGAAFDVMGNGHTVLFAGAGRYYDRTLFNTGVDERYRLQYQVRTFYFSRDGAPRFGQPTIAWRPEYLSREGLDSLINSGVAPAPEIFLLENDTRPQYSDQFSAGLRQRVGPVNTSLTLTHIRSRNGVGFYPANRLSTGSRDYIPTPGGFGNVLISVDDRTSVYSSVQLSAEKPFSSELSAGGVIPWGASLAYTLGVARQRGSDFNFDYPTIKDSPITPTARDERHRLVLSGIVGLPLEFKLSTLITLGSGLPYTISDASKGFGPTEFVLRTNGGRAEGFIQFSQVDVRLAKDFTISKGNRISAFAECFNLFNTKNFGGYDGFIPPETEPANPHFGKPTILVGPPRSFQFGMGYSF, encoded by the coding sequence ATGACCGGACTCACGCGGGACAGCTCAGGGGACATCATCATCAAGGACATGGCTCGCAAGGCCCTCGTCTCCAGTGGGCGGGTGTCGCGAGTCATGCGCGTCTGGAGCGCATGGGGACTCGCCGTCCTTCTCGCGGCCGCGCCAGCGCTCGCGCAGAAGACGACGGCGGCCATCCGGGTCGGCCTCAGCTCGCTCCGCGAGCCGGTCACCGGTGTGACCGTGCTCGCGGTGAACACCCACAGCGGCTTCTCGACGAAGGGGATCGCGCGCGCGGATGGCTCCTTCTTCCTGACCGGCCTGGAGCCCGGCGAGTACGTCATCACCGTCACCCGGCCCGGCGGCAAGGAGGTCTACCGCACGGTCTCCGTCCAGGTCGGCCAGACGGTGGACCTGAACATCAACGTCGAGGAGGACGTGGCACTTGAGCTCGGCCAGGGCGAGACCCTGCTCGTCCAGGGCAAGGCCCCCGAGAGCTCGACCTCCGAGGTCGCCACGAACGTCAGCCGCGAGGAGATCGCGAACCTGCCCCAGAGCAACCGCAACTTCCTCAACTTCGCGGCCCTCGCGCCCGGCGTTCGCGTCTCCAACGATGAGTTCAACAAGAACTTCTCGTCTGGCGCGCTCGATGCGCGCGGCACCAACGTGTTCGTGGATGGCGTGAGCCTCAAGAACAACGTCATCGAAGGCGGGCTGGTCGGCCAGGACGCGAGCCGCGGAAACCCATTTCCCCAGCTCGCGGTCAGCGAGTTCCGCGTCATCACCCAGAACTACAAGGCCGAGTACGAGCAGGCCAACAGCGCGATCATCTCCGCGGTCACGCGCTCGGGCGGCAACGAGCTCCATGGTGACCTCTTCCTCACCTACCAGAACCAGGAGCTGATGGCCCGGGATCACTTCGCCCTGCTGCGCGGCGAGCTGGAGCGACCCGAGCTGTTGCGCTCCCAGTTCGGGGCGGCGTTGGGGGGCCCCGTGGTGAAGGACACGCTGCACTTCTTCGTGACCTATGAGGGCAACCTGCAGGACCGCTCGAATTCGGTGACGATCGGCAATCCGACGGAGGAGAACCTGAGCCGGTTCGGCCAATTCCAGGGCAGCTTCGGCAGCCCCTTCCGGGAGCACCTCGGCTTCGCGAAGCTGACCTGGAGGCCGGCGGGCAACCAGACCGTGGATGTCAGCGCCAGCCTCAGGAAGGAGACCGACATCCGCAACTTCGGTGGCGTGTTGAGCTTCGAGAGCGCCGAGGACGTGCGAAACGATGTCCTCACCGCCTCGGCCAGGCATCAGCTGCGGCTGGGTTCGCTGACGAACGAGGCCACGTTTCAGTACCTCGACTCGCGGTTCAACCCGGTCGCCACGCTCACCGACGTGGTCGGGCGGGACTACGAGGGCGTCATCCGGCTGGGCGGCCGCGACACCAGCCAGGACATCCGCCAGCGGGCGTTCACGCTGCGCAACGACACGACGTTCGCGAACTTCGATTGGGCCGGCCAGCACGTGGTGAAGGCGGGCGCCAAGCTCTCCTTCCAGCGATACCAGCTCGAGCGCACGCAGTTCGGCAACCCCGTGTTCCGCTTCCGCCAGGATGCCGAGAACGGCCTCGGCTACGACTTCCCGGCCGAGGCCTCCTATGGCGTCGGTGACCCGAGGGTCGCATCCAACAACACGCAGGTGGGCGTGTACCTCCAGGACGATTGGGAGATCGCCAGGAGGCTGACCCTGAACGTGGGCCTCCGGTGGGATGTCGAGACCAACCCCCTGAACAACGACTACGTGACTCCCGCGGAGGTCCGCGCGGCGGTGGAGGAACTCGCCGGCATCGTCGCGCGGACGAATGGGCCCGACTTCTTCCCGGTGGAGAACTACCTGACCAACGGCAAGCAGCGCCCTGTCTTCCTGGGCGCGGTGCAGCCGCGGCTCGGCGCGGCCTTCGACGTGATGGGCAACGGCCACACGGTTCTCTTCGCCGGCGCCGGGCGCTACTACGATCGCACCCTGTTCAACACGGGCGTGGACGAGCGGTACCGTCTTCAGTACCAGGTCCGCACGTTCTATTTCTCGCGGGACGGCGCCCCCCGCTTCGGGCAGCCGACCATCGCCTGGCGGCCCGAGTACCTGAGCCGGGAGGGGCTCGATTCGCTGATCAACAGCGGCGTGGCACCCGCCCCGGAGATCTTCCTGCTCGAGAACGACACCCGGCCGCAGTACAGCGACCAGTTCAGCGCGGGCCTCCGGCAACGGGTTGGCCCGGTCAACACCTCGCTGACGCTCACGCACATCCGCAGCAGGAATGGCGTCGGCTTCTATCCCGCCAACCGCCTGTCGACAGGCTCCCGCGACTACATCCCCACGCCGGGCGGCTTCGGCAATGTCCTCATCTCGGTCGACGACCGGACCTCCGTCTACAGCAGCGTGCAGCTCTCCGCGGAGAAGCCCTTTTCGAGCGAGCTCTCGGCGGGGGGCGTCATTCCGTGGGGAGCCTCCCTGGCCTACACCTTGGGGGTCGCCCGGCAGCGTGGGTCGGATTTCAACTTCGACTACCCGACCATCAAGGACAGCCCCATCACCCCCACCGCCAGAGACGAGCGCCATCGGCTCGTGCTCTCCGGCATCGTGGGGCTGCCCCTGGAGTTCAAGCTGTCCACGCTGATCACCCTGGGAAGCGGCTTGCCCTACACCATCTCCGATGCGTCCAAGGGCTTCGGTCCCACCGAGTTCGTGCTCCGCACCAATGGAGGCCGGGCGGAGGGCTTCATCCAGTTCAGCCAGGTGGATGTCCGGTTGGCGAAGGACTTCACGATCTCCAAGGGCAACCGGATCAGCGCCTTCGCCGAGTGCTTCAATCTCTTCAACACCAAGAACTTCGGCGGATACGACGGGTTCATTCCACCGGAGACAGAGCCCGCGAACCCTCATTTCGGCAAGCCCACGATCCTGGTGGGGCCGCCGCGCAGCTTCCAGTTCGGCATGGGCTATAGCTTCTGA
- a CDS encoding cyclase family protein — protein MTNRSPFLLVLPLVVCACATTAPRFPSGAVVDMTYPFDEQTIFWPTEEGFQLKKEAYGHTPQGYFYAANSFSSAEHGGTHFDAPIHFAEGHPSVDQIPLEKLMGEAILIDVTRQCTANPDYQVTREDFEAWEKEHGRIPDGAIVLLRTGYGARWPDRKSYLGTDERGAEAVAKLHFPGLHPEAARWLVGNRSLKAIGLDTASIDYGQSTLFESHQVLFAHDIPAFENVANLERLPAKGFAVIAFPMKIKGGSGGPLRIAALLDQGS, from the coding sequence ATGACGAATCGTTCACCCTTCCTGCTCGTCCTTCCCCTCGTGGTCTGCGCCTGCGCGACGACGGCCCCCCGTTTCCCTTCGGGAGCGGTCGTCGACATGACGTATCCGTTCGACGAGCAGACCATCTTCTGGCCCACGGAGGAGGGCTTCCAGCTCAAGAAAGAGGCCTACGGGCACACGCCCCAGGGTTACTTCTATGCCGCCAACAGTTTCTCCTCGGCCGAGCACGGCGGAACGCACTTCGACGCGCCCATCCACTTCGCGGAAGGGCATCCCTCGGTCGACCAGATCCCACTCGAGAAGCTGATGGGAGAGGCCATCCTCATCGACGTGACGCGGCAGTGCACGGCGAACCCTGACTACCAGGTCACCCGGGAGGACTTCGAGGCCTGGGAGAAGGAGCACGGGCGGATTCCGGACGGAGCCATCGTCCTGTTGAGGACCGGCTATGGCGCGCGCTGGCCCGATCGCAAGAGCTACCTGGGCACGGACGAGCGCGGCGCGGAGGCGGTCGCGAAGCTCCACTTTCCGGGGCTCCACCCCGAGGCCGCCCGGTGGCTGGTCGGCAACCGCTCCCTCAAGGCCATCGGCCTGGACACGGCGAGCATCGACTACGGCCAGTCCACCCTCTTCGAGAGCCATCAGGTGCTCTTCGCACACGACATCCCGGCCTTCGAGAACGTCGCCAACCTGGAGCGCCTGCCCGCGAAGGGCTTCGCCGTCATCGCGTTCCCGATGAAGATCAAGGGCGGCAGCGGAGGGCCGCTGCGGATCGCGGCCCTCCTGGATCAGGGGTCCTGA
- a CDS encoding YgaP-like transmembrane domain, producing the protein MSRKEGHGASAPREPAPSSSRTNVGTVERVASTVLGGTLLTLGVGRRSLGGAARAARTIVGGGLLYRGVRGYCHLYQALGINTAKGREQGEAGVDASPIELQRSITIGKPADELYRAWREARNLSQILGHFAEVTEVGPDRQHWKVRGPVGKGLEWDSRIVDVRPGELLSWESLPGADLPNDGSVSFRPAPGEWGTVVTLHLRFNPPGGVIGEAAVKLLGIVPDTLAFTTLRRFKSLVETGEIPTTAHNPSGRASAHTH; encoded by the coding sequence GTGAGCCGGAAGGAAGGACATGGGGCCAGCGCCCCACGGGAGCCGGCTCCTTCCTCCTCGAGAACCAATGTCGGCACCGTGGAGCGGGTGGCCTCCACGGTGCTCGGCGGGACGCTCCTGACGCTCGGAGTCGGGCGTCGCTCCCTGGGTGGGGCGGCCCGGGCGGCCCGGACGATCGTCGGAGGTGGGCTCCTCTACCGGGGCGTCCGCGGATACTGTCATCTCTACCAGGCGCTCGGCATCAACACCGCGAAGGGTCGCGAACAGGGCGAAGCCGGAGTGGATGCCAGCCCCATCGAGCTGCAGCGCTCCATCACCATCGGGAAGCCCGCGGACGAGCTCTACCGCGCCTGGCGCGAAGCGCGGAACCTGTCGCAGATCCTGGGTCACTTCGCCGAGGTCACCGAAGTGGGCCCGGATCGCCAGCATTGGAAGGTGCGTGGTCCGGTCGGGAAGGGCCTCGAATGGGACTCGCGGATCGTGGATGTGCGCCCCGGCGAGCTCCTGAGCTGGGAGTCGCTCCCGGGAGCGGATCTGCCCAACGATGGCTCGGTGAGCTTCCGGCCCGCCCCGGGTGAGTGGGGCACCGTGGTGACGCTCCACCTCCGCTTCAACCCGCCGGGCGGCGTGATTGGCGAGGCCGCGGTGAAGCTCCTGGGCATCGTGCCCGACACGCTCGCGTTCACGACGCTCCGGCGATTCAAGAGCCTCGTCGAGACCGGTGAGATTCCGACGACCGCGCACAACCCCTCCGGCCGCGCGAGCGCCCACACCCACTGA
- a CDS encoding FAD-dependent oxidoreductase, with the protein MLDWLIIGGGVHGTLLSHHLLQAGVRRERLRVLDPHSRPLARWGRFTASTGMEFLRSPSVHHLDVHPFALEHFAKGPECRRMKKPYAWPYDRPALALFQAHVHHLVRTHGLQEVRLEGVARGASRLPARGLRVETNQGALEARRVVLALGAGDHPAWPDWATTPQAEGGRVEHIFSEGFHRERIPPEEDVVVVGGGITAVQLALALAARATGRVTLLSSHAMRIHQFDSDPGWLGPRLLTAFHGQRCPRQRRRTILEARHRGSIPPDVAAALRGALRKDTLSHQHGQVVAVHKYLESSRERLRLELAGDAGTLEADRIILATGFSRSRPGGRWLDETIQSMALSCAPCGYPLVDRHLTWTPGLHVMGPLAELEIGPASRNISGARMGSERLVALARG; encoded by the coding sequence ATGCTCGATTGGCTCATCATCGGTGGAGGTGTTCACGGCACCCTGCTGTCGCATCACCTCCTGCAGGCAGGCGTGCGTCGGGAGAGGCTGCGGGTGTTGGATCCTCATTCGAGGCCCCTCGCCCGCTGGGGACGCTTCACCGCCAGCACGGGGATGGAGTTCCTGCGCTCCCCCTCCGTGCACCACCTGGATGTGCACCCCTTCGCGCTGGAACATTTCGCGAAGGGCCCGGAGTGTCGGCGCATGAAGAAGCCCTATGCGTGGCCCTATGACCGGCCCGCGCTCGCGCTCTTCCAGGCCCATGTGCACCACCTGGTGCGCACCCACGGTTTGCAGGAGGTGCGGCTCGAGGGCGTGGCACGTGGCGCGAGCCGGCTGCCGGCTCGAGGCCTTCGAGTGGAGACGAATCAGGGCGCGCTCGAGGCCCGGCGAGTGGTGCTGGCCCTGGGCGCGGGAGATCATCCCGCGTGGCCGGACTGGGCCACCACCCCCCAGGCCGAGGGCGGCCGGGTGGAGCACATCTTCTCGGAAGGCTTCCACCGCGAGCGAATTCCTCCCGAGGAGGACGTGGTGGTGGTGGGTGGAGGCATCACCGCCGTGCAACTGGCCCTGGCGCTCGCGGCCCGCGCCACCGGACGGGTGACGCTGCTGAGCTCCCACGCCATGCGCATCCATCAGTTCGACAGCGATCCCGGCTGGCTCGGGCCTCGGCTGCTGACGGCATTCCACGGCCAGCGCTGCCCCCGCCAGCGGCGGCGCACCATCCTCGAGGCGCGGCATCGGGGCTCGATTCCGCCCGACGTGGCGGCGGCCCTGCGCGGAGCGCTGCGCAAGGACACGCTCTCGCACCAGCACGGCCAGGTGGTGGCCGTTCACAAATACCTGGAGTCCAGCCGCGAGCGCCTGCGGTTGGAGCTGGCTGGAGACGCGGGGACCCTCGAGGCGGACCGGATCATCCTCGCCACGGGGTTCTCGCGCTCACGCCCGGGTGGCCGCTGGCTGGACGAGACCATCCAGAGCATGGCGCTGTCCTGCGCGCCCTGCGGTTATCCCCTGGTGGATCGTCACCTCACCTGGACACCGGGGCTGCACGTGATGGGGCCCCTGGCCGAGCTGGAGATCGGCCCCGCCTCGCGCAACATCTCCGGCGCACGGATGGGCAGCGAACGGCTCGTCGCGCTTGCCCGCGGGTAG
- a CDS encoding DUF4384 domain-containing protein — protein MSTTPLPPSPRGSHCPPAALLEAMSAGEAAPEATRTHVEGCADCRGQLEALTTAREAFVRARPPELFLRQLERRAAARPRPGPRWLLPVLGACVPLLALLVLVPRLGGEDGVLLKGGAFRVVVSRAGGTPELLGPDAQVRTGDALRFSYEAQEPGHLLVLELDGRGAASVFYPHGSATSAPQPAGQRDFLPGSVVLDDAPGPEWLLAVFSPRPLQAAPLLETLRAQAGRAEPTLSCPDCSVSMLRLQKRP, from the coding sequence ATGAGCACCACTCCCCTGCCCCCTTCTCCTCGCGGCTCCCACTGTCCGCCGGCCGCCCTGCTCGAGGCGATGAGCGCTGGCGAGGCCGCCCCCGAGGCCACGCGCACCCACGTGGAGGGCTGCGCCGACTGCCGCGGCCAGCTCGAGGCGCTCACCACCGCTCGCGAGGCCTTCGTCCGCGCACGTCCCCCCGAGCTCTTCCTGCGCCAGCTGGAGCGGCGCGCCGCCGCCAGGCCACGCCCGGGCCCGCGCTGGCTGCTGCCCGTGCTCGGCGCCTGCGTGCCGCTGCTGGCCCTGCTGGTGCTCGTGCCGCGGCTGGGAGGAGAGGATGGAGTGCTCCTGAAGGGAGGTGCGTTCCGCGTGGTGGTCTCGCGCGCTGGAGGCACCCCGGAGCTGCTGGGCCCCGACGCGCAGGTCCGGACGGGTGACGCGCTGCGCTTCTCCTACGAGGCACAGGAGCCAGGGCACCTGCTCGTACTCGAGCTGGATGGGAGGGGCGCAGCGAGCGTCTTCTACCCGCATGGCTCGGCCACCTCCGCGCCCCAGCCAGCCGGGCAGCGCGACTTCCTTCCCGGAAGCGTGGTGCTCGACGACGCGCCCGGCCCGGAGTGGCTCCTCGCCGTCTTCTCGCCCCGCCCGCTCCAAGCCGCGCCCCTGCTGGAGACCCTGCGCGCGCAGGCGGGACGCGCCGAGCCCACCCTCTCCTGCCCCGACTGCAGCGTGAGTATGCTCCGCCTCCAGAAGCGCCCATGA
- a CDS encoding ABC transporter ATP-binding protein, which translates to MSDTSGGSARKLAIEVRDLHKTFGDNEALRGVDLVVPEGTTCVLMGISGSGKSVLMKHIMGLLRPDRGTVLVEGQDVARMDEAALDQMRRKQGILFQANALFDSLTVFDNVAFPLRERTRMSEAEIEETVNKTLAKVGLSHATTRYPGELSGGMQKRVGFARATILQPRILLYDDPTAGLDPLTTAAVNEIITTGKQQLGATSLVITPDVAAAFGMADSLALMHEGRIVEAGPPDVFRESQHPAVKAFIRNWLARRSQHRKPHGG; encoded by the coding sequence ATGAGCGACACGAGCGGCGGGTCGGCACGCAAGCTGGCCATCGAGGTGAGGGATCTCCACAAGACCTTTGGCGACAACGAGGCCCTGCGGGGCGTGGACCTCGTGGTGCCCGAGGGCACCACCTGCGTGCTGATGGGGATCTCCGGTTCGGGCAAGTCGGTGCTGATGAAGCACATCATGGGCCTGCTGCGGCCGGACCGGGGGACGGTGCTCGTGGAGGGCCAGGACGTGGCTCGGATGGACGAGGCCGCGTTGGATCAGATGCGCCGCAAGCAGGGCATCCTCTTCCAGGCCAACGCCCTCTTCGACTCGCTCACCGTCTTCGACAACGTGGCGTTTCCCCTGCGCGAGCGCACCCGCATGTCCGAGGCGGAAATCGAGGAGACGGTCAACAAGACGCTGGCCAAGGTGGGGTTGTCGCATGCGACCACCCGCTACCCCGGCGAGCTGTCGGGCGGCATGCAGAAGCGCGTGGGCTTCGCGCGCGCCACCATCCTCCAACCCCGAATCCTCCTCTATGACGACCCCACGGCCGGTCTGGATCCGCTCACCACGGCCGCCGTCAACGAGATCATCACCACCGGCAAGCAGCAGCTCGGGGCGACGTCGCTCGTGATTACACCGGATGTGGCCGCCGCCTTTGGCATGGCCGACAGCCTCGCCCTCATGCACGAGGGCCGCATCGTCGAGGCGGGCCCGCCGGACGTGTTCCGCGAGTCACAGCACCCGGCCGTGAAGGCCTTCATCCGCAACTGGCTGGCTCGCCGTTCGCAACACCGCAAGCCCCACGGCGGATGA
- a CDS encoding RNA polymerase sigma factor — protein MDDAWLAQLYAQYGFLVHRRCLQLLRRPEDAEDALQETFLRVKRHGAPRESGATLAWLYTIAQRCCFDLMERSGREPPAEESQLAALEQRGEGSPADADRRAMLGLALRQLDGKTRTIGVLHFLDGYTQEEVATRTGYSRRTIGKKLQQFEDRIRQLWQARAGLEETR, from the coding sequence TTGGATGACGCCTGGCTGGCCCAGCTGTACGCGCAGTATGGATTCCTCGTGCACCGCCGCTGTCTTCAGCTGCTGCGCCGACCCGAGGACGCGGAGGACGCGCTCCAGGAGACCTTCCTGCGGGTGAAGCGCCATGGCGCCCCGCGCGAGAGCGGCGCCACCCTCGCATGGCTCTACACCATCGCCCAGCGCTGCTGCTTCGATCTGATGGAGCGCAGCGGCCGGGAGCCGCCCGCCGAGGAGTCGCAGCTCGCGGCCCTGGAGCAGCGGGGTGAAGGCTCACCAGCGGACGCCGACCGCCGGGCGATGCTCGGCCTGGCGCTGCGCCAGCTCGACGGCAAGACACGCACCATTGGCGTGCTGCACTTCCTGGACGGCTACACCCAGGAGGAGGTCGCCACGCGGACCGGCTACTCGCGCCGCACCATCGGCAAGAAGCTTCAACAATTCGAGGATCGCATCCGACAGCTCTGGCAGGCGCGCGCCGGCCTCGAGGAGACACGATGA
- the bluB gene encoding 5,6-dimethylbenzimidazole synthase, translated as MTNHRFSPAEREAVYRAISERRDMRHFRPEPIDQEIIARLLHAAHLGPSVGFMQPWRFIRITDGALRNEIAEMVEQERLRTAEALGPRGGEFMRLKVEGIRECPELWVVALTDQRERYVFGRRTMPNMDLASASCAIQNLWLAARAEGIGMGWVSLFEPARLARVLGAPEGSEPIAILCLGHVDAFYERPMLELEGWDSRRPLEELVWENRWSK; from the coding sequence ATGACGAACCACCGCTTTTCTCCCGCGGAACGAGAAGCCGTCTACCGTGCGATCAGTGAGCGCCGTGACATGCGCCACTTCCGGCCCGAGCCCATCGATCAGGAGATCATCGCGCGTCTTCTCCATGCGGCGCACCTGGGGCCGAGCGTGGGCTTCATGCAGCCGTGGCGCTTCATTCGCATCACCGATGGGGCACTCCGGAATGAGATCGCGGAGATGGTCGAGCAGGAGCGCCTGCGTACCGCCGAGGCGCTGGGCCCGCGCGGCGGGGAATTCATGCGCCTCAAGGTCGAGGGCATCAGGGAGTGCCCCGAGCTCTGGGTCGTCGCGCTGACCGATCAACGTGAGCGCTATGTCTTCGGCCGGCGGACCATGCCCAACATGGACCTCGCCTCCGCGAGTTGCGCCATCCAGAACCTCTGGCTCGCCGCGAGGGCCGAGGGGATTGGCATGGGTTGGGTCTCGCTGTTCGAGCCAGCCAGACTGGCACGGGTGTTGGGGGCACCGGAGGGCAGCGAGCCGATCGCCATCCTGTGCCTCGGCCATGTCGATGCCTTCTATGAGCGGCCGATGCTGGAGCTGGAGGGATGGGACTCGCGCCGGCCGCTGGAAGAGCTGGTCTGGGAGAACCGGTGGTCGAAGTGA